In the genome of Nocardioides seonyuensis, one region contains:
- a CDS encoding deoxyribonuclease IV yields MRNPIGTHVLVGSGLVKGALANAEAVGCEAIQVFTGNPRGWALSQGNPADDHAFRAECERRGLRVVIHAPYLVNLGSPTRATFESSVASVAHNLARAAQVGAEGVVVHTGSYVDPTGSTEQYDAALAQVREGLLPILDAVSEESAPWLLLEPTAGQGRSLCAGVEDLGPYLAALDHHPKAGVCLDTCHAFAAGAPLDEPGGTTATVDRIVEIAGPGRLRLIHANDSMDVRGAFKDRHQSIGEGHIGEGAFAELFAHPALDDVPFILETPGSRDPGSLDFEVLRRLRAEAAS; encoded by the coding sequence GTGCGCAACCCCATCGGCACCCACGTGCTCGTGGGCAGTGGCCTCGTCAAGGGCGCCCTGGCCAACGCCGAGGCGGTCGGCTGCGAGGCGATCCAGGTCTTCACGGGCAACCCGCGCGGCTGGGCGCTGTCCCAGGGCAACCCCGCCGACGACCACGCCTTCCGTGCCGAGTGCGAGCGTCGCGGGCTCCGCGTCGTGATCCACGCGCCCTACCTGGTCAACCTCGGGTCCCCGACCCGCGCGACCTTCGAGAGCTCGGTGGCGTCGGTGGCCCACAACCTCGCGCGAGCCGCCCAGGTCGGGGCCGAGGGAGTCGTCGTGCACACCGGCTCCTACGTCGACCCGACCGGTTCCACCGAGCAGTACGACGCCGCGCTCGCCCAGGTGCGCGAGGGACTGCTCCCGATCCTCGACGCGGTGTCGGAGGAGTCCGCGCCGTGGCTGCTGCTGGAACCGACGGCCGGTCAGGGTCGCTCCCTGTGCGCGGGAGTCGAGGACCTCGGCCCCTATCTCGCCGCCCTCGACCACCACCCCAAGGCGGGCGTGTGCCTCGACACCTGTCACGCCTTCGCGGCGGGCGCGCCCCTCGACGAGCCCGGAGGCACGACCGCAACGGTCGACAGGATCGTCGAGATCGCCGGACCCGGGAGGCTCAGGCTGATCCACGCCAACGACTCGATGGACGTGCGCGGGGCGTTCAAGGACCGTCACCAGAGCATCGGAGAGGGCCACATCGGCGAGGGCGCGTTCGCCGAGCTCTTCGCCCACCCCGCGCTCGACGACGTGCCATTCATCCTCGAGACCCCCGGCTCACGCGACCCGGGCAGCCTCGACTTCGAGGTGCTCCGCCGCCTGCGCGCCGAGGCGGCGTCGTGA
- a CDS encoding DMT family transporter: protein MSERRTTFLAAAALLATAACWGSTFFLIKDLLDRVPTLDFLAVRFGVASVALLVVAPKAIGRLSPVVRRHSLLLGVLYGVAQILQTAGLAHTPASVSGFVTGLYVVATPLFAAAILRTRIPPLTWAAVALATAGLGVLTLNGLSVGYGEAITFASALLYALHIVGLGAWSTAQDAIGMTILQIIVITLVCTLATVPDGIVLPETGRDWASVLYMALVVAAIGLLAQTWAQAHLPPTRSAIIMSMEPVFASFFAVWLGGEMITSRLLVGGGMVFVAMVAVELLPRRSIEGELPHIAV from the coding sequence GTGAGCGAGCGGCGTACCACCTTCCTGGCTGCGGCCGCCCTGCTCGCGACCGCCGCGTGCTGGGGGTCCACGTTCTTCCTGATCAAGGACCTGCTCGACAGGGTGCCGACGCTGGACTTCCTCGCGGTGCGGTTCGGTGTCGCATCCGTCGCGCTGCTGGTCGTCGCCCCGAAGGCGATCGGACGGCTGTCCCCGGTCGTGCGCAGGCACTCACTTCTCCTGGGCGTGCTCTACGGGGTGGCGCAGATCCTGCAGACCGCCGGGCTGGCCCACACGCCCGCGAGCGTGAGCGGCTTCGTCACCGGGCTCTACGTCGTCGCCACGCCGCTCTTCGCCGCGGCCATCCTGCGCACCCGCATCCCCCCGTTGACGTGGGCGGCCGTGGCCCTGGCGACAGCCGGGCTCGGAGTCCTCACGCTCAACGGCCTCAGCGTCGGCTACGGCGAGGCCATCACCTTCGCGTCCGCGTTGCTCTACGCCCTGCACATCGTGGGGCTGGGCGCCTGGTCCACCGCCCAGGACGCGATCGGCATGACGATCCTGCAGATCATCGTCATCACGCTGGTGTGCACCCTCGCGACCGTCCCCGACGGGATCGTCCTGCCGGAGACCGGGCGTGACTGGGCCTCGGTGCTCTACATGGCGCTCGTCGTCGCCGCGATCGGCCTGCTGGCCCAGACGTGGGCCCAGGCCCACCTGCCACCGACCAGGAGCGCCATCATCATGAGCATGGAGCCGGTCTTCGCCTCCTTCTTCGCCGTCTGGCTCGGAGGGGAGATGATCACCTCGCGACTCCTTGTCGGCGGGGGGATGGTGTTCGTGGCGATGGTCGCCGTCGAGCTGCTTCCTCGGCGCAGCATCGAGGGAGAGCTGCCCCACATCGCCGTGTGA
- a CDS encoding NADase-type glycan-binding domain-containing protein, whose amino-acid sequence METCERCGAELGVGRFCLNCGHPVGAPVEDAEAFLPWIREDEPHDDHVAPHAPPAPEDTERGAGDEPSPAWLPWLGGTVVLVVLLLVLVSCLGDEGGDPGTAQDPTTGATTPQEPEPTGSTTPEEPKARPVDVSRSSTVTAPVTAPSTQDLDGQLVSYEAARMLDGQLATAWRMPGDGTGTTLTFRLAEPTEIVRVGLVNGYAKQIAGVDWYPNNRRITTVTWGFGDATRDQSLALRPTLQLTRVQPVTTRTVTLTITGVTPPGAGTLGRDYTAISEVRLIGRPAG is encoded by the coding sequence GTGGAGACATGTGAGCGGTGCGGTGCCGAGCTGGGGGTGGGGCGCTTCTGCCTCAACTGCGGCCACCCCGTCGGCGCACCGGTCGAGGATGCCGAGGCGTTCCTGCCCTGGATCCGGGAGGACGAGCCCCACGACGACCACGTCGCCCCGCATGCTCCCCCGGCCCCCGAGGACACCGAGCGCGGCGCGGGCGACGAGCCGAGCCCCGCGTGGCTGCCGTGGCTGGGTGGCACGGTCGTCCTGGTCGTGCTGCTCCTCGTCCTCGTCTCGTGCCTGGGCGACGAGGGCGGCGACCCCGGCACCGCGCAGGACCCGACGACCGGGGCGACGACCCCGCAGGAGCCGGAGCCCACGGGGTCCACCACGCCCGAGGAGCCGAAGGCCAGGCCGGTCGACGTCTCACGGAGCTCCACCGTGACAGCGCCGGTCACGGCCCCATCCACGCAGGACCTCGACGGGCAGCTGGTCTCCTACGAGGCCGCCCGGATGCTCGACGGCCAGCTCGCGACCGCGTGGCGGATGCCCGGCGACGGCACCGGGACGACCCTCACGTTCAGACTGGCTGAGCCGACAGAGATCGTCCGGGTCGGCCTCGTCAACGGCTACGCCAAGCAGATCGCGGGCGTCGACTGGTATCCCAACAACCGCCGGATCACGACGGTGACCTGGGGCTTCGGCGACGCCACTCGCGACCAGTCGCTCGCACTGCGACCCACGCTGCAGCTGACCCGGGTCCAGCCTGTCACCACGAGGACCGTGACCCTGACCATCACCGGGGTCACACCTCCCGGTGCCGGGACGCTTGGACGCGACTACACCGCCATCAGCGAGGTGCGGCTCATCGGCCGGCCAGCCGGCTGA
- a CDS encoding threonine aldolase family protein encodes MIDLRSDTLTKPTESMRAAMARAEVGDDVYAEDPTVLELEDRVAAMFGHEAALFTPTGSMANVLAVASVVEAGQEVLCESSAHIARAELGAHGAFTGLTMRTWTAPRGQVDLAAIEAMFAPDMGPFFVPTAAISIENTHNFAGGAVLPYDDLRALRAWADEVGTRVHLDGARIWNAHVATGTSFADYGRVADVMAVCLSKGLGAPVGSLMVGAAEAIAQARVRRKRMGGGMRQVGILAAAGLHALDHHVERLAEDHAHARLLAEAIGVDPADVDTNIVVVDRDDATAFVAAAAEEGVRIATVGPRTVRLVTHLDVTRSDAERAAVVLSRLAGR; translated from the coding sequence GTGATCGACCTGCGCTCCGACACACTCACCAAGCCGACCGAGTCGATGCGTGCCGCCATGGCCAGGGCCGAGGTGGGTGACGACGTCTACGCCGAGGACCCCACCGTCCTCGAGCTCGAGGACCGGGTGGCGGCGATGTTCGGCCACGAGGCCGCGCTCTTCACCCCCACCGGGTCGATGGCCAACGTCCTGGCCGTGGCCTCGGTCGTCGAGGCGGGCCAGGAGGTGCTGTGCGAGTCCTCGGCCCACATCGCCCGGGCCGAGCTGGGTGCCCACGGAGCGTTCACCGGGCTCACCATGCGCACCTGGACCGCGCCGCGCGGCCAGGTAGACCTCGCGGCGATCGAGGCGATGTTCGCCCCCGACATGGGCCCGTTCTTCGTCCCGACGGCCGCGATCTCCATCGAGAACACCCACAACTTCGCCGGCGGCGCGGTGCTGCCGTACGACGACCTGCGAGCCCTGCGAGCCTGGGCGGACGAGGTCGGCACTCGCGTACACCTCGACGGGGCCCGCATCTGGAACGCGCACGTCGCCACCGGCACGTCGTTCGCGGACTACGGCCGGGTGGCCGACGTGATGGCCGTCTGTCTCTCGAAGGGGCTCGGTGCCCCGGTGGGATCGCTCATGGTCGGCGCGGCAGAGGCAATTGCCCAAGCGCGCGTCCGGCGCAAGCGGATGGGTGGCGGCATGCGCCAGGTGGGGATCCTGGCCGCGGCGGGCCTGCACGCCCTCGACCACCACGTCGAGCGGCTGGCCGAGGACCACGCCCACGCCAGGCTGCTCGCCGAGGCGATCGGCGTCGACCCGGCGGACGTCGACACCAACATCGTCGTCGTCGACCGTGACGACGCCACCGCGTTCGTCGCCGCGGCAGCCGAGGAGGGCGTACGGATCGCAACCGTCGGCCCGCGCACGGTCCGCCTGGTGACCCACCTCGACGTGACCAGAAGCGACGCCGAGCGGGCGGCGGTCGTGCTCAGCCGGCTGGCCGGCCGATGA
- a CDS encoding class II 3-deoxy-7-phosphoheptulonate synthase has protein sequence MNALPTLEQLRALGPLQQPTYPDSAAVDAAVARLRTAPPLVFAGECDDLKDKIAAVSRGEAFLLQGGDCAETFAGVTADNVRNKLRVLLQMAVVLTYAGSVPVVKLGRLAGQYAKPRSSDTETREGVTLPAYRGDAVNGFEFTPESRIPDPQRLVEVYNASAATLNLIRAFVSGGYADLRQVHTWNNDFVRESPFAQRYEAMADEIERALTFMKAIGADPDEFHRVDFHSSHEALLMDYEHAMTRIDSRTGLPYNVSGHFVWIGERTRQLDGAHVEYFRHIRNPIGCKLGPTATADDALSLAHKLNPENEPGRLTFITRFGADKIRDGLPPLVEKVTAEGVSVAWVSDPMHGNTFETSNGYKTRRFDDVIEEVQGFFDVHRALGTVPGGVLVEMTGDDVTECIGGGEEIDEHGLAHRYESVVDPRLNRVQSLELAFRVAEMLRRR, from the coding sequence GTGAACGCCCTCCCGACCCTCGAGCAGCTGCGCGCGCTTGGCCCGCTGCAGCAGCCCACCTACCCCGACAGTGCGGCCGTCGATGCCGCGGTCGCGCGCCTGCGCACCGCACCGCCGCTCGTGTTTGCGGGGGAGTGCGACGACCTGAAGGACAAGATCGCCGCTGTCAGCCGTGGTGAGGCGTTCCTCCTCCAGGGCGGCGACTGCGCCGAGACCTTCGCCGGGGTGACGGCCGACAACGTGCGCAACAAGCTGCGCGTGCTGCTGCAGATGGCCGTCGTGCTCACCTACGCCGGGTCCGTCCCGGTGGTGAAGCTGGGGCGTCTCGCGGGGCAGTACGCCAAGCCCCGCAGCTCCGACACCGAGACACGTGAGGGGGTGACGCTTCCCGCCTACCGCGGTGACGCCGTGAACGGCTTCGAGTTCACCCCCGAGTCGCGCATCCCCGACCCGCAGCGCCTGGTCGAGGTCTACAACGCCTCCGCCGCCACCCTCAACCTCATCCGTGCCTTCGTCAGCGGCGGCTACGCCGACCTGCGCCAGGTCCACACCTGGAACAACGACTTCGTCCGTGAGTCGCCGTTCGCACAGCGTTACGAGGCGATGGCCGACGAGATCGAGCGCGCGCTCACCTTCATGAAGGCCATCGGCGCCGACCCCGACGAGTTCCACCGGGTCGACTTCCACTCCAGCCACGAGGCGCTGCTCATGGACTACGAGCACGCCATGACGCGCATCGACTCCCGCACCGGGCTGCCCTACAACGTCTCGGGCCACTTCGTGTGGATCGGCGAGCGGACCCGCCAGCTCGACGGCGCCCACGTGGAGTACTTCCGCCACATCCGCAACCCGATCGGCTGCAAGCTGGGTCCCACGGCGACGGCCGACGACGCGCTGTCGCTGGCCCACAAGCTCAACCCCGAGAACGAGCCGGGCCGGCTCACGTTCATCACCCGGTTCGGCGCTGACAAGATCCGCGACGGCCTGCCTCCGCTGGTCGAGAAGGTCACCGCCGAGGGCGTCTCGGTCGCGTGGGTCAGCGACCCCATGCACGGCAACACCTTCGAGACCTCCAACGGCTACAAGACGCGCCGCTTCGATGACGTGATCGAGGAGGTCCAGGGCTTCTTCGACGTCCACCGTGCGCTCGGCACCGTCCCCGGCGGCGTCCTGGTCGAGATGACCGGCGACGACGTGACCGAGTGCATCGGCGGCGGCGAGGAGATCGACGAGCACGGGCTGGCCCACCGCTACGAGTCGGTGGTGGACCCGCGCCTGAACCGCGTGCAGTCGCTCGAGCTCGCCTTCCGTGTCGCGGAGATGCTGCGTCGCCGCTGA
- a CDS encoding APC family permease, whose product MSDTAVETADERLELKRVMGPKLLLLFIVGDILGAGVYAVTGQMAATVGGMVWLPFLLAFVVATMTALSYLELVTKYPQAAGAALYTHKAFGIHFVTFLVAFAVVCSGITSASTSANVLAQNLTGGFVINGWMDEAPSTSVTMLIAMAFMLLLAVINLRGVGESVKFNVVLTLVEMTALFIVILVGFWAMGQGDGDLSRITAFNTAADQSTFMAITLATSVAFFAMVGFEDSVNMVEETKEPERIFPRTMLTGLGIAVLIYMLVAVAVVSVLTPGELETINESEGRALLEVVSKGAPGFPIDRIFPFLAVFAVANTALINMLMASRLLYGLANQDVLPRTLGKVSRKRRAPWVGILFSTALALGLILYVATQSDSPVVTSLSTTTALLLLAVFTVVNIACLVLRRDGVEGFFRSPGPTPALAALLSVALIVIPWGEREAIVYKVAGGMLALGVVLWALTWLTNRGVRAKKTGFRDIEHLGE is encoded by the coding sequence ATGTCAGACACAGCGGTCGAGACGGCGGACGAGCGCCTGGAGCTCAAGCGGGTCATGGGCCCCAAGCTCCTCCTGCTGTTCATCGTCGGAGACATCCTCGGCGCCGGTGTCTACGCCGTCACCGGCCAGATGGCGGCAACCGTCGGCGGGATGGTCTGGCTGCCGTTCCTGCTGGCCTTCGTCGTCGCCACGATGACGGCGTTGTCCTACCTCGAGCTGGTCACGAAGTACCCCCAGGCCGCGGGTGCCGCGCTCTACACGCACAAGGCCTTCGGCATCCACTTCGTCACGTTCCTGGTCGCGTTCGCGGTGGTGTGCTCCGGCATCACCAGCGCCTCCACGTCGGCCAACGTGCTGGCCCAGAACCTCACCGGCGGCTTCGTGATCAACGGCTGGATGGACGAGGCGCCGAGCACCAGCGTGACGATGCTCATCGCGATGGCCTTCATGCTCCTGCTGGCCGTGATCAACCTGCGTGGAGTCGGGGAGTCGGTGAAGTTCAACGTCGTCCTCACCCTCGTCGAGATGACGGCGCTGTTCATCGTCATCCTGGTCGGGTTCTGGGCGATGGGGCAGGGCGACGGCGACCTGAGTCGCATCACGGCCTTCAACACCGCCGCCGACCAGAGCACGTTCATGGCGATCACGCTGGCGACGTCGGTCGCCTTCTTCGCGATGGTGGGCTTCGAGGACTCCGTGAACATGGTGGAGGAGACCAAGGAGCCGGAGCGCATCTTCCCGCGCACCATGCTCACCGGCCTCGGCATCGCGGTCCTCATCTACATGCTGGTCGCAGTGGCGGTCGTCTCGGTGCTGACGCCGGGCGAGCTGGAGACGATCAACGAGTCCGAGGGTCGAGCGCTCCTCGAGGTCGTGAGCAAGGGCGCCCCCGGGTTCCCCATCGACCGGATCTTCCCGTTCCTGGCCGTGTTCGCGGTTGCCAACACCGCCTTGATCAACATGCTGATGGCGAGCCGGCTGCTCTACGGCCTGGCCAACCAGGACGTCCTGCCTCGCACCCTCGGGAAGGTCTCCCGCAAGCGGCGGGCGCCGTGGGTCGGCATCCTCTTCTCCACGGCCCTGGCGCTGGGGCTGATCCTCTACGTCGCCACCCAGTCCGACAGCCCGGTCGTCACGAGCCTCTCGACGACGACGGCGCTGCTGCTGCTCGCGGTGTTCACGGTGGTCAACATCGCCTGCCTGGTTCTGCGCCGCGACGGCGTCGAGGGGTTCTTCCGCTCACCCGGTCCCACCCCGGCGCTCGCCGCCCTGCTCTCGGTCGCCCTCATCGTGATCCCGTGGGGAGAGCGTGAGGCGATCGTCTACAAGGTCGCCGGCGGCATGCTCGCGCTCGGCGTCGTCCTCTGGGCGCTGACGTGGCTGACAAACCGCGGTGTGCGCGCCAAGAAGACCGGGTTCCGCGACATCGAGCACCTGGGGGAGTAG
- a CDS encoding NAD(P)/FAD-dependent oxidoreductase — protein sequence MSAPRLVVVGAGMAAGHLVGALRDAGDERPITVLGDEGQRPFERPGLSKEVLLGSKEADSLYVRDQDWYDDHGVDGRWADPAVSLDLEGGSVRTESGESIPFDDLVIATGARPRTLDVPGAGLTGVHTLRRMDDTAALREAFGPGVRVVVVGAGWIGLEVASAARAAGAEVTVLEYADVPLAAALGPVLGQHFADLHRRNGVDLRTGVTVTGFTGDARVTGVRAGEEEVPADVVVVGVGAVPNTDLAEAAGLEVDNGVVVDERLQARPHVLAIGDVASATNTTLGQRLRVEHWDNAKRQGRLAAQVLLGEDASYDWQPYFYTDQFDLGMEYVGRSAPEDDVVLRGDQGSGEFIAFWTREGTVTAAMNVNVWDVNDDLRALVGQRVEAERLADEAVALADLVS from the coding sequence ATGAGCGCCCCGCGGCTCGTGGTCGTCGGCGCCGGCATGGCCGCCGGCCACCTGGTGGGGGCACTCCGCGACGCGGGGGACGAACGACCGATCACGGTGCTCGGTGACGAGGGGCAGCGTCCCTTCGAGCGGCCGGGCCTGTCCAAGGAGGTGCTGCTCGGCTCCAAGGAGGCCGACTCCCTCTACGTCCGCGACCAGGACTGGTACGACGACCACGGGGTCGACGGACGCTGGGCCGATCCGGCCGTCTCCCTCGACCTGGAGGGCGGTTCGGTCCGGACGGAGTCGGGCGAGAGCATCCCCTTCGACGACCTGGTGATCGCCACCGGCGCGCGTCCCCGGACCCTCGACGTCCCGGGTGCCGGCCTGACGGGCGTGCACACGCTGCGGCGGATGGACGACACGGCGGCGTTGCGCGAGGCGTTCGGTCCCGGCGTCCGCGTCGTCGTCGTCGGTGCGGGCTGGATCGGTCTCGAGGTGGCCTCCGCCGCCCGCGCGGCCGGCGCGGAGGTCACGGTCCTGGAGTACGCCGACGTACCCCTCGCCGCCGCACTCGGTCCGGTGCTCGGACAGCACTTCGCCGACCTCCACCGCCGCAACGGGGTCGACCTTCGCACTGGGGTCACCGTCACCGGTTTCACCGGGGACGCCCGGGTCACCGGCGTCCGTGCCGGTGAGGAGGAGGTCCCCGCCGACGTCGTCGTGGTCGGCGTGGGGGCCGTGCCGAACACGGACCTGGCGGAGGCCGCCGGCCTGGAGGTCGACAACGGCGTCGTCGTGGACGAGCGGCTGCAGGCGCGGCCACACGTGCTCGCCATCGGCGACGTCGCCTCGGCGACCAACACCACCCTGGGCCAGCGCCTGCGCGTCGAGCACTGGGACAACGCGAAGCGCCAGGGCAGGCTGGCCGCCCAGGTCCTGCTCGGCGAGGACGCGTCGTACGACTGGCAGCCCTACTTCTACACCGACCAGTTCGACCTCGGGATGGAGTACGTCGGCCGCTCGGCACCCGAGGACGACGTCGTGCTCCGAGGCGACCAGGGCTCCGGCGAGTTCATCGCGTTCTGGACGCGCGAGGGCACGGTCACGGCGGCGATGAACGTGAACGTCTGGGACGTCAACGACGACCTGCGCGCGCTGGTGGGCCAGAGGGTCGAGGCCGAGAGGCTGGCGGACGAGGCGGTGGCGTTGGCCGACCTGGTCTCGTGA
- the folE gene encoding GTP cyclohydrolase I FolE yields the protein MTTLEIRPRDTVSPIPDTVAAEAAARDFLAALGVDADTPGTLETPGRMARAWAEMLTPREFEMTTFPNDEGYDELVVVGDIPVQSLCEHHMLPFTGAAHVGYLPGDRILGLSKFARVVEMFARRPQVQERLTRQVADWLDEHLAPRGVGVVIEAGHSCMSLRGARATGALTRTTALSGELRSDAALRAEFLSSVGGAR from the coding sequence ATGACGACGTTAGAGATACGACCTCGCGACACGGTCAGCCCGATCCCCGACACGGTCGCCGCCGAGGCGGCGGCTCGTGACTTCCTGGCTGCGCTCGGCGTCGACGCCGACACGCCCGGGACGCTCGAGACCCCGGGCCGGATGGCCCGCGCCTGGGCAGAGATGCTCACGCCGCGGGAGTTCGAGATGACGACCTTCCCGAACGACGAGGGGTACGACGAGCTGGTGGTCGTCGGCGACATCCCGGTCCAGTCGCTGTGCGAGCACCACATGCTCCCGTTCACCGGTGCCGCCCACGTCGGCTACCTGCCCGGAGACCGCATCCTCGGGCTCTCCAAGTTCGCGCGCGTCGTGGAGATGTTCGCCAGGCGGCCGCAGGTCCAGGAACGCCTGACCCGTCAGGTCGCCGACTGGCTCGACGAGCACCTGGCACCACGAGGTGTCGGGGTGGTGATCGAGGCCGGCCACTCGTGCATGTCACTGCGGGGAGCGCGGGCAACCGGTGCGCTGACGCGGACAACGGCCCTGAGCGGGGAGCTCCGCAGCGATGCAGCCCTGCGCGCTGAGTTCCTCTCCTCGGTCGGAGGTGCGCGATGA
- a CDS encoding helix-turn-helix transcriptional regulator — MAGFEEQAAGIGALADGVRRRLYDYVCAQDEPVGRDQAARALGLPRHQAKFHLDRLEETGLLSSDYLRLSGRTGPGAGRPAKVYRRAPEEIAVSLPPREYLLAGDLMARAISRSTATGDPVAEALAEVARDHGRQMADEASGSGTPIETAARVLAGHGYEPRAADGCVTMANCPFHMLMTEHTALVCGLNRDLLEGFCERVGGLGASLEPEPGRCCVVLRPD, encoded by the coding sequence ATGGCGGGCTTCGAGGAGCAGGCAGCGGGCATCGGCGCGCTCGCCGACGGCGTACGACGCCGCCTCTACGACTACGTCTGCGCCCAGGACGAGCCGGTGGGCCGCGACCAGGCCGCCCGGGCCCTGGGTCTCCCCCGGCACCAGGCGAAGTTCCACCTCGATCGCCTGGAGGAGACCGGCCTGCTCAGCTCGGACTACCTCCGCCTGAGCGGACGCACCGGACCCGGGGCGGGCCGGCCTGCCAAGGTCTACCGCCGGGCTCCCGAGGAGATCGCGGTCTCGCTCCCTCCGCGCGAGTACCTCCTCGCCGGCGACCTGATGGCACGCGCGATCTCACGGTCGACCGCCACGGGCGACCCCGTGGCCGAGGCACTCGCGGAGGTTGCCCGCGACCACGGCAGGCAGATGGCTGACGAGGCGTCCGGCTCCGGCACGCCGATCGAGACCGCCGCGCGGGTCCTCGCCGGCCACGGATACGAGCCGAGGGCCGCTGACGGCTGCGTGACCATGGCCAACTGCCCGTTCCACATGCTCATGACCGAGCACACAGCGCTCGTGTGCGGCCTCAACAGGGACCTGTTGGAGGGCTTCTGCGAGCGGGTCGGCGGGTTGGGCGCCAGCCTGGAACCGGAGCCGGGGCGCTGCTGCGTGGTCCTCCGGCCGGACTGA
- a CDS encoding pyrophosphate--fructose-6-phosphate 1-phosphotransferase — protein sequence MVKRVAILTAGGFAPCLSSAVGALIELYDAADPDIELIAYRHGYHGLLTGDHVVIGPDERAGASLLHRFGGSPIGNSRVKLTNDADCRARGLIGEDETALAVAAGRLRSDGVDVLHTIGGDDTNTAAADLAAFLREQGSELTVVGLPKTIDNDIVPIRQSLGAFTAAQEASRFAQNVLAEHGSNPRMLIVHEVMGRASGWLTAAAARDYMAWHAVQQWLPGIGLDPRRWALHAIYVPELGLDIDAEAERLRAVMDEVGCVNVFLAEGAGVADIVANLEASGETVERDPFGHVKIDTVNPGRWIARELAERIGAEKRMVQKSGYFCRSAPAGETDLALIREMAELAVQCGLDRVPGVIGHDEDRDDELRAIEFERIAGHKPFDVTQAWFTELLADMGQA from the coding sequence ATGGTCAAGCGTGTGGCGATCCTTACGGCAGGCGGCTTCGCGCCGTGCCTCTCTTCCGCGGTGGGCGCACTGATCGAGCTCTACGACGCCGCCGACCCCGACATCGAGCTGATCGCCTACCGGCACGGCTACCACGGGCTGCTGACCGGCGACCACGTCGTGATCGGCCCCGACGAGCGGGCGGGCGCGAGCCTGCTCCACCGCTTCGGCGGCAGCCCGATCGGCAACAGCCGGGTCAAGCTCACAAACGACGCGGACTGCCGGGCGCGAGGACTGATCGGCGAGGACGAGACTGCCCTGGCCGTGGCGGCGGGACGCCTTCGGTCCGACGGCGTCGACGTCCTCCACACCATCGGTGGCGACGACACCAACACCGCAGCAGCGGACCTCGCCGCCTTCCTCCGCGAACAGGGCTCGGAGCTGACCGTCGTCGGGCTGCCCAAGACCATCGACAACGACATCGTGCCGATCCGGCAGAGCCTGGGCGCCTTCACGGCCGCCCAGGAGGCCTCGCGCTTCGCCCAGAACGTCCTGGCCGAGCACGGCTCCAACCCACGGATGCTCATCGTCCACGAGGTGATGGGACGCGCGAGCGGGTGGCTCACCGCGGCTGCTGCACGCGACTACATGGCCTGGCACGCCGTGCAGCAATGGCTCCCCGGCATCGGGCTCGACCCGCGGAGGTGGGCCCTGCACGCGATCTACGTGCCCGAGCTCGGGCTCGACATCGATGCCGAGGCCGAGCGGCTGCGCGCGGTGATGGACGAGGTCGGCTGCGTCAACGTCTTCCTCGCCGAAGGGGCGGGCGTGGCCGACATCGTTGCCAACCTCGAGGCCTCGGGCGAGACCGTCGAGAGGGACCCGTTCGGCCACGTCAAGATCGACACGGTCAACCCGGGCCGCTGGATCGCTCGCGAGCTCGCCGAGCGCATCGGCGCCGAGAAGCGGATGGTGCAGAAGTCCGGCTACTTCTGCCGCTCGGCGCCGGCCGGCGAGACAGACCTCGCGCTCATCCGGGAGATGGCAGAGCTCGCGGTGCAGTGCGGCCTCGACCGCGTGCCCGGGGTCATCGGCCACGACGAGGACCGCGACGACGAGCTTCGCGCCATCGAGTTCGAGCGGATCGCCGGCCACAAGCCCTTCGACGTCACCCAGGCGTGGTTCACCGAACTGCTGGCCGACATGGGCCAGGCCTGA